Genomic segment of Nyctibius grandis isolate bNycGra1 chromosome 25, bNycGra1.pri, whole genome shotgun sequence:
ACGCacgccgccgctgccgccgctgctccTTTTGGGCCCCGGCTGCCCCGGTAACGGCAGGGCCCACCCCCGCCTACGGGCCGCGTGACGTCACGGCGCGGCGGCGCCTGCCGGGGGCTGTAGTCCCGGAGGGGCGGGGCCCGCGAGCGTTGCCATGGCGACGCGTGGGCGGGACCCGCGGCCCGCCCCGGTGCCGCCGCCACCcccccgccgggcccggggagccgcggcggggccggagggggggggggggggatcgGGAGCGCTTCCGCCGGCGGGCGGGCTTTCCGGGGCGGGGAGCGCCGCGCCGCCAtgcccgccgccgcgctcggccccggcgcggccgcCCGGCCGAGGCGCGGGGCGCTGCGGGCCCGCTGAGCGCCGCGTCCCCGCTCGGCCCGCCCGCGGGGAGGAGGCCTTTCCGGGGCGGGGAGCCGCCGGCGCGGGCAGCGTGCGGCCATGGCTGCCGCctggccctgcctgctgctgtggctggcgGCGGCCGCCCTGcgcgcccgcccggccccgccgcgcatCCGCCTGCCGctgcggggcggcgcggccctGCCGCCGGGGCCCCGGGCGCGCCGGGCGCCGGACGAGGCCGAGCGCGGCGGCAGCTTCGTGGACATGATCGACAACCTGCGGGGCAAGTCCGGGCAGGGCTACTACGTGGAGATGACGGTGGGCAGCCCCCCGCAGAAGGTACGGGCCGCCCCGCGCCTTCCTTCGGGGGCCGCGGGGGTGCAGAGGGGGCGCGGGGAGCGCTGCCCGGCCTTCGGCGGGGCCGGCCTGCGCTCTGCGGGTGCCCCATGGCCGGGCACGCCGCCGCATCCCGCTGGATGCACGGCCGGGCAAGCTCTCCCGGTGCCCGCAGCTTTCCCGGTGCCCCTCGCTCCTGTGACGCTCGGGGGCTGCTTTCCCCGTTGCCGTTGATGCGAGCTGGCCGCGGGCACCCGCCGAAGGTGGCTCCGAGGTGGGCGCTGCATGTGGCCCTCCGTGCGGCGCGGGCCAGGCTCCGTCCGTCCCTCCCGAGGCGAAGGATGCCACCGTGCAGGAGCTGGCACCGTGCGAGGGCTGCGAGGAGGTGGGAGTGCGGCGTGCCCGTCTGCGAGGGCGCTGCTCGGCCGTGTGCCTGCCCGACGCGGGCACGTGCAGGCCCCAAGGAAGCAGCCGGCCAAGCCGTGCTTGGCACGTTCCTCCCAGCACGGTGCCGGGCACAGCTGCCGCCCGCCTGGCTGCCCGTGCTGCTCCTCACCTGGGCAGATCTTCCAGAGCTGGCTTTCCCTGGGGCTGTCGTGCGGGTGGCCGCTGCGCAGGAGTCGGGGCGGTgtgggcaggcagagcaggagccagGGACAGAAAGGGGCCCCGTCgggctggcagagcaggagccAGCGCATCAccaggctctgctcctgccccgtCTTTTGGTCGGGGTCCGTCGTGTCCTGGGAGCCGTGCTGCCCAGCTCACGCGTGTGCCACCGTGTGCCCGTGCGCCGGGGACAGTTGTCCCGTGTTGTCCCTGCTTGCCTGGGATTTAttctctgctctggcaggggttgtttagggaaaaaaagggaggagatTATTTCTAAAATCCGGTTTTCAACGTGATTTCATCATCTTTTGCCTGGGACCTGCCACGTGTCGCAGCTGCCAGATAATTTCCGCGCGAACCACCTGTTCCCAGGCGCGTTTCTGAGCCGGCCACCCTTCGGGGCAGCATGTCCCAGCCTTGGACTCCTTCCAAAGGCGAGCGTGGTGCGTGCGCGCGCGCCCGTCTGCTGGAGCAAAATCCCTCCGGGCGTTGTAATGGAATTAAAAGATTCACATGAAAGAGCCCGGCCGTGCACATGCAGGGGAGGGTGTTTGTCTGCGGGGGCGCGGGCACCCTgctgtcccccaccagcccGTCTCCCTCCTCGCCTTCCCTTTCACCTGCCCGGTGCTGAGCTCTTTCTCCAGGGAAACCCGTCTCCTCTGGGGACCTCGGGGATCAGCCGAGGTGGGCTGTGAGGAGCAGCCAGCCCCTGATGGCCCATCAAACACAACCGCCCCGGGAAGGGCCCGGgcacagcagcagaggctgcGGGTGCCGGGGTGCCGTGGAAAGGTGCTGGCCCAGCACCTCTTGGCGCTTGCCCAGGGGGATGTTGGAGGGGCGAACACGCCGCTCTGATCTTAACCCGTGGCCTGAAATGGTCTCCTAGGCAAGGAGCTGGCCTGGGGTCGGGGAGATCTGTCCCCCCGCACAGCACGGGGCCGTGGGCAGGGCGGCAGGGCTGGAgtggggggcacccagcccTTGTCAGTGGGGCACGGAGGAAGCTCCGGGAGCCGTACCCAGCGCTGCTGCGATCAGCACGAGCGCGTTagcctccttcctctcccctcgcACTCCATGGATTAAGGGCCGAAGCCCTGGCACGCTCCTGGCCGGGCTGTGCTGAGGGCAGAGCCCACGCTCTGTTTGCACGGCGCCGGgcagtgtttgctttctgtgcaACACCCCGATGTCGCCGACCCCTGCTCCGCCGCTGCGTCCTCTCGCACAGCGTCTCTGAGCTGTCCCCGGGCCCCTGCCCAGCTTGGGGCTGCACACCGCGGCACAGCGTCCCTCCGGGGCCCCCCACGGtgtggggacggggacagcgTCACTCGCCCGCGGTGCCAGACGGAGCTGAGGGTGTACAGTCAGCGCAGGGTCCCGCTGCAGGCACgagcctccctccctctctcccttctgcaGCTGAATATCCTGGTGGACACGGGGAGCAGCAACTTCGCTGTGGGAGCTGCGCCTCACCCCTTCCTCCGGAGATACTACCAGCGGCAGCTGTGAGTACGCTGGGGGGACGCAGAGAGCGCGGCCAGCGCGCCGTGTGCCCGCGATGCTGTCCCTTCTTGGAGCCAGGCTGGGTCTGCACGGCCCCTTCTGTGCCCGGAGAAGGGACCCCTTGGCCGCCTGCCCGCCCTCCCACAACCCTTAGGGGGGTGTCTGGGCTGCTGGCTCTGCGGCACAGGCACACCTCCACGCTGGCCAACGCTCGGCTGCGCGTGTGCTCCCGCCGTCACCCAGCCCGTGGGCACCCGCTCCTCCTCCACACCAAGCTCACTCTGGCTCTCGGATGCCGTTGCAGGTCCAGCACCTACCGCGACCTGCGCAAGGGCGTGTATGTGCCCTACACCCAGGGCAAGTGGGAAGGGGAGCTGGGCACCGACCTCGTCACCATCCCCCACGGCCCCAACGTCACCGTCAGAGCCAACATCGCGGCCATCACCGAGTCGGACAAGTTCTTCATCAACGGCTCCAACTGGGAAGGGATCCTGGGGCTGGCGTACGCCGAGATCGCCCGGGTGAGTCCTGGCTCGCAGCCCTGCCCGCAGAGGAGGGCACCTGTCCCAGCAGGGTCCGGGTCACCTCTTTCCTTGCCCCCACTCGCGCCCTTGGGGCCCGGCTTGCGGCCGTGCTGGTGGCCTtgagccctgctcctgcagcaggcacagccGGGATCCCTGGGCGCAGCCGTGCTGGTACTGGGAGCTCCCCCGGGCACCGAGCACCCTGGCAGGAGCGACAGCCCTGACACATCCCcatcctgcctctgctttcccctctccccagcccgaCGACAGCCTGGAGCCCTTCTTTGACTCCCTGGTGAAGCAGACCCGGGTGCCCAAcatcttctccctgcagcttTGCGGGGCAGGCTTCTCGCCCAACGAGACGGAGGCCCTGGCGTCGGTGGGGGGCAGCATGGTGAGTGCCGGGTGGGCAGGCCgggggggctgcccggggggACGAGCCCCACGGCGCCCGTCTGTGTGCGCTGCAGATCATCGGCGGCATCGACCGCTCGCTCTACGTGGGGGACATCTGGTACACGCCCATCCGGAAGGAGTGGTACTACGAGGTCATCATCGTCAGGCTGGAGGTCAACGGGCAGGACCTGAACATGGACTGCAAGGAGgtgcggggggcggcggggcagccTCTGCGGCCCGAGGGGCAGCGGGAgggcgggggagcggggctggggccgtgCGCCCGCGTCActgcccctcctctgcccccagtACAACTACGACAAGAGTATCGTGGACAGCGGGACCACCAACCTCAGGCTGCCGAAGAAGGTGTTTGAGGCCGCGGTGAAATCCATCAAAACAGCTTCTTCGGTCGGTGAAACCCACCTCTGCCCCCGTCAGCGCGTCCCCGGGGCCGGCGCGGGCTGCGGGCGGCCCggctgcccctctgctctgcccgcCGTGGCCCCtcacctccccttcccctgcgcAGACGGAGAAGTTCCCGGACGGCTTCTGGCTGGGGGAGCAGCTGGTTTGCTGGCAGGTGGGCACCACCCCCTGGCACATCTTCCCGGTCCTGTCCCTCTACCTGATGGGGGAGGCCACCAACCAG
This window contains:
- the BACE1 gene encoding beta-secretase 1, translated to MAAAWPCLLLWLAAAALRARPAPPRIRLPLRGGAALPPGPRARRAPDEAERGGSFVDMIDNLRGKSGQGYYVEMTVGSPPQKLNILVDTGSSNFAVGAAPHPFLRRYYQRQLSSTYRDLRKGVYVPYTQGKWEGELGTDLVTIPHGPNVTVRANIAAITESDKFFINGSNWEGILGLAYAEIARPDDSLEPFFDSLVKQTRVPNIFSLQLCGAGFSPNETEALASVGGSMIIGGIDRSLYVGDIWYTPIRKEWYYEVIIVRLEVNGQDLNMDCKEYNYDKSIVDSGTTNLRLPKKVFEAAVKSIKTASSTEKFPDGFWLGEQLVCWQVGTTPWHIFPVLSLYLMGEATNQSFRITILPQQYLRPVEDVATSQDDCYKFAISQSSTGTVMGAVIMEGFYVVFDRARKRIGFAVSACHVHDEFRTAAVEGPYLHPDMEDCGYNIPQTDESTLMTIAYVMAAICALFMLPLCLMVFQWRCFRCLRRDHDDFADDISLLK